In Chroicocephalus ridibundus chromosome 2, bChrRid1.1, whole genome shotgun sequence, the DNA window CTCGGGTGCTTTATTCCTTAAAATGTCAATAATAAGCTATCTCTACATAGGGTAAGAGAGAGATTGAATAGATTGTACAGAGTTTTAATGGAGATATTTACTTTAATGAAAACTTTTGATTGTGCCTTGAATAGGCACAGTTGAAATCTGAGCTCACCAGCTTCCGCACAAATGCAAAGTcattatttccttcccttcattAGCGTGCGTTTCTATGGTATTACAGGTTTGCATGTTAACTTTAAGGATTTATATTTAAGATTTCTGCCCTCTGGATTTTATAAAGTATAGCTTTGATCCAGCAAGGTAATTTACTGACCTGAAAAATAAGGTGCCTGTCACTTCACAAGGACAGGAGGAAGGCATGTgtgggagccctgctgctgcttttgcctgggGAAGCGCCAGCGTCAATGAGGGGTGACTTTTAGAGTCACAGCGATGGCCTCTGGCGCTGTTGGGCAGCTGGTGCCTGCTCAGGCAGCACGGAGCAAAGTGGGCATTTGCGGGAAAAGACAGAACTTGGCTCTGCCTGGGCCGTTTTTTCCTGGAAGGCAAGCCCGAGATGCGCAGCACGGCTTGTGACCGGGCTTCCTCACGTAGCTTCAGCTGCAGTAGCTACTTTGAGTTGCTCTTGTAACTGTGACCGTGTCTGTCAGCCTATATGAATATAGAATGAGATGCCTTTTTTGACATCTTGCTTTGTGAAAAATCCTTGACATTTactcaggaaaatacatttttttttaaggtcgaGTCTTTAGGCATTTGCTGTTGAACAGAAGACGTTTGAACCTGTGCCTTCTGGAAAGCCTTTGAGGCACTACTTTTAAGAACTTGGCTTTTATCCATGGGATTGATATTTATGTAACATTTGTATGAATTTTTTAATCTTAAGCAAGTACTTAACTTCAAGGATGCAAGGTGGTCTGTGTCAACCTGCTTGTGTTCTTTGAGGCCTTTTCACTAGGACTTGATTTCTCCAAGCAGACGGTTCATCCCTGTTCAGCGGGCTGTGCTAGGCAGATGAGGCTGACATGAAGGATCCCAGGCCCCCGCAGAAAAGCTCCCTCTCCTTAAACTGTTTCATGTTGCAGAAACTGAGGAACAGGGAGTGGAGCAGGGTCTCTCAGCAGGTCATCTTTAGGCAGAGTCCCTGGTTCCCACTGGCATACATCACCTCCTAAGCCCTGTTACAGCAAGGGCAACCTGTTGGATATGAGATGTTTTGGGTGAATTAATCGCTCAGGGTAACCTCTGGGGAGGGGAAGATGAAGAGCTTGCTCTTTGCGCTGTTCTGTGAGATCAAAATCCTGATGTCATCTATGTGATACGTGTTTTTCAGCTGGGAGGCCTGGGCAGCTTCCTGGAGTCCGAGCAGCGGCTCCCAGGACCTCCAACCCACCGAGCAGCAGCGCTGCGAAGGCGAGCAGCATCCCCTCACACCCAGCTGAAGGCCCAAGGGCAGCCATCCTACCGGAGcctcccagcacctccagagCCGCAGCCAGCCCCGGGCGGCCCAGCCTGCCCGCtccccctccgccgcctcctgctTCCAGCAAACCTTCCCTcactttcccccctcctccccctctcccacctccgGCCGAGCGCCCTCCCAAGGGGGTCTCCCCCAACGCTGCTCCTCCACCCCCACTCCCACCTCCTCAGGCTGACAAACCCACCAAGTTTCAAGGGGGTGCTGCACACTCgctccccgctcctcctcctcctcctccgctgccCCTCGTGCCCCCCTGCGGGTTTCCCAGCAGGACAACCGATTTCTCCGCtgctgcttcctctccacctGAAGGAAGGGACTGTCCACctcccacaccaccaccaccacctcctcctccaccccacacGCACTCCTTGACCTCAAACAGGCTCTCCTTTCCACCCTCCCCAGCCTTTAGCACAGCTCTTAGCACTGCTGACAtgccccctccactgccccccaAGTCTCCCCACCTGCTGTCACAGTTCCATAAGCCAAGCAGTATCCAGTCCATGCCgcttcctcccccccccggcctcccccagcccccagggatgGTGGAgaccaggaagaagagacctggCCGAGGCGCAGGTGAGAGCAGGACGTTCGGAGAAGGgaggcttttttctctctttggccAGGGGGGGAAATTGCACTGGCGGCTGGAGAGGATGAGGGGTGAGGATGAAGAGCACATGTAGCAGGAGGGTGAAGTCCATCAGGTGGGAGGAATACCTGCAGGTCACATGGCGTCTAACGAGCGTGCAAGACACCAGGCTCTTCTTACTGCTGGGCACACATGCCGTATAGTTCAATGTATGATTCTTGGAAGCAACATGGTGATTGGTGAAAGCAACATTTTAGGACCGCtgggctgctttttgcttttgtgttggTGTTGATGTGTCTCCAGCAGTGCAATGACTGAGCTCAGGAGTGGTCTCCTAACAGTCTCAGGTAGGACAGCAGAGTGTACACCACCATGTCTGCTGGATCTGCAGCTGCTCGAGTGCCAGCCTACCCATGACATCCCTCTCCTGCTGTACCCATGCAGGCTGGAGCAATATTGGCAATGGCTGGGAAATGTTAGAGGAGAGAATAAAACACAGACGGGGCAGCTACAGCCGTAGGTGAGCAAAAGCAAGTATGGATGCAGCCCTCTGCTCTTCAACAAAGAGGAGCAGCCAGTGCCTCCCGTGCCCAAGGTGGTTGGGCCAAAGGTTTCGCTGACTACTTGGGCAGTGGGGATATTAGCTAGTGTTTCCTTGAGCAGATGGTAGAAGGAACTTCTATCAGACTTCTCTGATATAatgacaacaataaaaaaaagagccTAAATCTGTGTGGGTTTGAGAAATGGAGACAGCTACTTAATAAGGAACATCTGAAGAGAATGTTCTGTACCCTGTGTTTTAGCAGCCAGATATCAAGAGAAAAAATTACTGGTTCCCTTTGACAGCCATGGGGGAAAGGCCATGTGAGTACAGCAGATCAGGTGCTTCGTGATGCTGATTAATGCTGCTCAAAAACTGCCTGATGAACTGTTATTTTATCAAGATGTCTGTTTCTCATGGTGGTTCAACTTTTGAGGTTTCTATATAATTAGCCTGCGTTTCTCTTGGTGATCTAGGGGGAGAAGCAGTTTTGAGAGGCTGCTAACTTGGAGGCCTTGGGCTTCCTCCCCCTTACACAGTTACTGTGGTAGGTCTGCCCAGAAGATATAAAATTTGACGGCTCTTGCAACTTCTCAGTGAAATGCACAGGAATAATAGTAATTCTACTGCGTATCTGCCAAAGTGTCAGGAAATGATTTTCTTTTAGAGATACCATCTAGTGTGgttgatttttttggtgttttttttttttttttcttaaagaaactgCTTGTTCTTGTGAAAGTGAAAAGATAGTCTTCCCCTCCAGACTGGGATGAAACCATACTTCAGAATGTCAGACTTTGCCTAGAACTAGAACTAGCAAGCCAGCTCCAATAGTGACTTAAATTTAATACTTAATGCTATAAATCCATGGTCAGGCTTGACAAACAGCAGTTCTGAAGCTGGGTAAGTTTGGCCCAAATATTGCATTCCTTCTACACTGCCTCTGCATTTGTGCAAAGCTTACTCTCAGGTTTTTTAAGTCACGATGATGTTTATGTGCcagtctgctgcttctttttaagGAACCGGTGCTGGGAAGCTAGTCACACCTCCACAGCCACCAGCAAGATCGCCAACAACTGAACTTACGAGCAAGTCTGGAGTCTCAGCCTGGGCTACAGCTCATGACCCCTACCCACCACTTAAAAACGGAAATATGCACATCATTGGTAATATAATCTAAATTAGATCTCAGCCTTAGTTCATAATTTTAGTACAAAAGCCCGTGCATGTCTTGGACCTCAAAAACTCATTTGAGACTTTCTCATGGCAATAACAGGGTAGTTAGTATAACTAAACCCGTTAGAAACATTTTTGTACAACCTTATATaatgagagaaaataaaggcttttttgCAAACGTTTTGAATCATCCAGTAGACAAGAAACGCATGTGCtatctgcaaaattatttcaggTTGTGAAAAGTTGTTGTAGCGTGCTTCTATTACTATTCTTAAAACCAGTTCATGGACATTTAGTAGCTTCAATCCTACAGAGCAAAGACTGCTAAGAATTATTTTTGTGGTCTGATGAATTGGCCTTTCATTCTTGCTTATAGCTAAATGGCTTGAAAAACCACCTAGGAATACCTCTATTACCACAATATTAtcaatgcagaaaacaaatgacGGCCAGAAGCTTAACTCTTTAGTTAGTAGCAGGCAGTGTTTGCAATTAAGCCAGACACTCGGACGGCTCACAGAAGTACTCATCAAGATTGCTTATATGGAATGAGCCACTATCAATTCCGGGGGAAAACAAGtcagtatttttaattgaaattaccTGTGGCAatgtttatggttttttttttatttttacatatctCTCTAACAGTGACTAATGTTTATTTCCCTGAAATTTCTCAGATGACTTCGAATCTAAATTCACTTTCCATTCTGTGGAAGACTTTCCCCCACCTGATGAATTCAAGCCATTTCAGAAAATATACCCCAGCAAGATAGCTAGAGGTAAGTGTGTAAACATGAGATGGTCTGATAATTATCCAATAGGATTAAAAACACGGAATTAAAATAAGGAACAGAAACCAGCATTAACGTGAAGAACTGGGTTGCTAGCATAGGCACAGAGAGGAATGGGATTTGTTACAGTGGTAACAGGGACCAAAGATACTTAAAAGCACTTAATTAATTACTTCAAAGTCTtagtagctaaaaataaaatgatgtgGCTTGACACACAGCCTGTGTTCTTTAGATTGTTGAATTTGCAGAGCCCTATTAAAAGCAGTGATGTCACATAAATGGACTTAGGCAGCTACCGAGTTGGGGTTTTTGCTCATGGACTTGTGAAATCACAACAGAAAGGTGACTCAATCCATGTCTTCAATTGTGTGTTTTGATTTAAATCCTGTGCATGGCGTTTTACACACCTGAATAACAAAGGGACTTAGTAGCTGAACCTTGTCAGGAAAGCAATGAATGAACAAACCTTGCTTTCCCCCCCCAGCTTAGAAATTTGGCATCAGGTGTTTGTTGCAGGAGCAGAAGTTCATCTATCCAGCTTTGAAAACTGGTAGTTGAAGGTACCAAAAGTTCTCATGCCCATattctgctttttataaaacCCAGCCTTTTCTGTATTATTAGATCAACTATTTATCTCCAGCTTTTCATTAAGTCTTTTTTGGTTTCCATGCCAAGGTACTTTGCATGACTTTTCACAGCAGCCTCAGTCAGTCTAAATTGTCTGCTGTATGATCTTACAAAAGATGGTTTTGCTGAAGGGCTACAGAGCATGAgctatatatataggtatatgtAAGGGCAGGAGATAAATGTAGCATCCCTGATGTAGAACTGCATCCGAAATACATAtccaaaaaaatacatctgtctCCTCTGATTAAACCTGTCCTATCTGTTTACAGATCCCTCTAAAAATCCTCCATTAAGAACACACGTGAGATGAGAAGAGTCTTCTGATCCTGTCTggattaatattaaaaaagaacaacatgaAGATAACATATAAAACAGAAGGGGTCCCCAATACAGTGATAGAGATTATATTTGAATTGCAAGTGCTGCAACGTTAACATTTCTACAAACTGGAAAAGCAATCTAAATGACGCTTTTTGAACTGGGCTACATACTACAGGAATGCTACTACAGGCTTTTAAATTATTGTATATAGGTGGATATTTTTTAAGCAAAGCAGCATAAAAGTTAAATTCTTTGTAGTGTTGAAACGATACTTATTCTTATCATGCTGACAGATGTTACCTCAGAATACTTTTTGCATTACGTGCCTGtagttcattttttccctcttcaaccatcatttttaatttttttggaaattctCCAGTTATTATTGAGACATTTTTCAATGAATTATCAGAAACTAACGTGCTACCATTAGTCCCTTTGTATGTTTCTTCACTTCTTCTATTCTGCCTGTCCTCAGATTGCATCAGAATGTCACTTTGATGAACAGATGGGCCCACAATCCTTTTCTCATCAAGCACGAAGAGGAAAGAGATGACaaggagctgtggctgctgttgAGCCTCCCTCCTATTGGTTACACATCCTTATAGGATAGCCTCTGAAGAAGCCCAGCTGGGTAGGGTGGTCATGGACTTGACAAAGAAGACAGAACTTTtccaaactgaaggaaaagaaagttgttctactagaaggaaaaaaaaaatggtgtatgTGAATATACATGCCATGAAGTATGTATGTAAGGGGCACGTGTCTTGTATTTTCCTGCTGGCAAAGTGGGTATTTACGTTTGTGTGACAGACTGTCTTTACCCAGCAATTAGGAGGCCTTTGGATGAGGAGTCCAACACCTAAATTTTGAACAGGCAACTAGAGCTACTGTCGTTCAGCCAGCGCAGCAGTGAGGATTCATTGTCCAAAATACACCACATGGAACAAGCAGTCCCCAAAGTTGTTGTTCCCTTGAATAGAGTTGGTTAAAAAAAGTAACAGCCTAGCAGTGGACAAGACTTgagcttctgcttttaaaatgcagcctgGAGTAAGGTCTTTGGATCACAGCTGTTCGGATCTGATCATAAGATGTCTATTTCCGGCAAGAATTACCCTTATTTTTGTGCATTTCACTGCATTAAGAGGAGTGTTgctagcaggttgagggaggtgatccttcccctctgctgtgcaccggtgaggccacacttgggagtactgtgtccagttctgggctccccagtacaaaagagacatggacatactggacagAGTCAGACAAAGGCCcactaagatgatgaagggactggagcatctctcctatgaggaaaggctgagagaactgggactattcagcctgcagaagagaagactcagAGGGActctcatcaatgtgtataaatatctgaagggaaggtataaagatggagccaggctcttctcagtggcaCCCAGTGGCAGGACCAGAGACAATGGACActaactgaaacacaggaggctccatctgaacatgaggaaatactttttcactgtgggcgtgactgagcactggcacaggttgcccaggtacGCTGTGGAGTCTCACCCCTTAGAGATGGTCAGAAGCTGTCCGGATGTGGGTCCTGGGCAACAGGctgcaggtggccctgcttgagcaggggatgTTGGACCACACGACCTGCAGCCATCTTTGCTTCCCCCATCTTGTAGCTTTCCTGGgttcctgcacttgggtcacaacaatgccacgcaacactacaggcttggggaagagtggttgAAAAGCTGCACGGCAGATGGTTGATAGCCAGCtgaatgagccagcagtgtgtccaggtagCCAAGGCAGCCAGTAGCATCCTGACTtctatcagaaatagtgtggccagcaggactagggaagtgattttccccctgtactcagcactggtgaggccgcaccttgaatactgtgttcagttttgggaccctcactacaagaaagacattgaggtgctggagcgtgtccagagaagggcacaaAAGCtcgtgaggggtctagagcacaagtcctgtgaggagtggctgagggaactggggttgtttatcctggagacaaggaggctgaggggagaccttgtcactgtctacaactacctgaaaggaggttgtagccaggtgggggtcagtctcttctcccaagtaacaagcaataggacgagaggaaactgCCTCAATTTgccaaggggaggtttagattcaAGAGTGGGAGAATTTTCTTCACTTATCAACcattgaacaggctgcccaggaaagtggttgagtcaccatccctgaaggtatttaaaagacaggtagacgtggcactgagggacgtggtttagtggtggacttggcagtattaggttaacagttggacttgatgattttaaaggtcttttccaacctaaatgattctgtaatTCACCAGCTTGCAAAAGGGCACTGCTGTTCCACGATGAGCCTGGTGCTAACAGCCAGGCTATTTACAGTTATGACATTAATTTATATAATTGCCATAAAttcccctcagctgcagctgtAATAACATTATAGATCACAGGTGAAGATCTTTCCCCACAGCCATACCTTTGAACAAAACTATTTGGAAAAGACAGGTAACTGCATCTTTAcatatctctgcttttctcttagtTCTTGCAACAGCTCAGTTGTGCTACAGCTCCTGCTCCCACACACATGAACGCTCATGGTGTGGAGATGGTGTAAGGGTGAGAATCTCTTTACCTGTAGGACTCTAAGAACGCATCATTAGTCTTTTTCTAGCCTATTATACCACCTTGCTGTACatcatgtgaaaagaaaaaaaaacactgatgcTTTGACCAATGCTTACTATCACTGTCATTATTATAGTTACTTGATAAATATGCATGAATATATTAATAAGCAGAGGTCAGCATATACATTGCTTTTCAAACAACTGGGAGAGTTTAATACTGCTTTGAAGAATATTTTGTTATAGTACTATTAAAGGTGACTTATTGTTGGTTCTCATTTGTTCTGGAACTTGTGTACTACTATGTAATAAGTACCTTCATAAGGATTTTAAAACTACTTAATGCTAGACTACGTGCCTGAAGATacctaaaggagaaaaaaatttactcCTGTTTTTATTACGATTAGGGGTACTTTAGAagtaaacagcatttttcagggATTAAATTAGAAACCCTGTGAATATTTGCAAGCGTTGGTGAAGTGTTATTTCCATATATACTGAATTGTTCAAGATCCATTGAAGCTTCTGAAGTTGCTATTAGCTGGAGATAGAGAGAATCACACTGGCTGTCACCCCGCAGCAGCTGGTCCCAACTAGTCCCACTATGTCCTTCCACTGAGCCACAGCTGTGCTCAAGACCACTGGAAGGTTTAAGACCATGGGGGTGTCCGGTTTCTCAAACTCATAGGACTAGAGATTGCACTCAAGCATATTGCTGTAGCACAGTTTTGTGGATTGTTTTTTTACGTGTACTATGCAGGTGAAGTAAAAGCAACATACTATTAGAAAATTACTACCTGGATCACTGTGCTGAAAACAATTTATTAGTTCTGTCATATAAGCAGTTCCAAATAAGGACATAAACTCCCACACAATAACTGCAAGTGTTGGTTGCTTCTTTCTTAAGAAACAGACAAATACAATATAATATGTTTTTAGGAGGAACACCCTCTTCTTTCATCTTGCCTCCCTCCCAACTCTCAAAGGTTAGAGATCTGAGTTGTGCAAAAGAGCTGTGTGAAGTGGTATATCCTAATTTTTGCCCTCTGGATGGGGCAATCATTTTATCCCTGTTCTCCCCTTGTTCACAAATATCCAGATACTCATGTCAGAATTCAAAGTACTCAGCAAGCAACAGCTTTGAAGTTCAACATGATGTGTGTTAGTTAAGTATACTCTGATGAAGAGTATTTTCCATTCCAAAAGTGGATTTCATGGAAAACCTATTTACTTCAGTTGTGGGCAGTTGGCAAAAGCACACTGCTCTTCCAGCTGGCTTCATCCAGCACAAAACCCTCTGGAATGAAGTGTGTTCCTTGCAGCCCCTATTCTGGCTAGGCAGAGAGAAGTTTTAGGGTTTACTTGcctattttctccttcccttatcTCCATTTCCAGAATAGCTGGCACAGGAGCTGTTCCTGTAATAGAGAGCACAGGAGGAGTGTATTGTGAGCAGGAAGATTATTACGTAGgccataaaagaaaatatcttcatGCTGGTTTTCTGTAAGTGAAAAGGCCCAATGTTTTCTTGTCCAATTGCCAGTTGTCATACAAGGCAATACCAAAGTAATGGGTC includes these proteins:
- the WIPF3 gene encoding WAS/WASL-interacting protein family member 3 isoform X1, which encodes MPVPPPPPPPPPPPPPPPSGGPPPPPPLASSEIPKLRKEDQKARNALLADIQQGTRLRKVTQINDRSAPQIEKPKGANRDGVNSAINKGGSQQPLGGLFAGGFPVLRPAGQRDVTAGRPGQLPGVRAAAPRTSNPPSSSAAKASSIPSHPAEGPRAAILPEPPSTSRAAASPGRPSLPAPPPPPPASSKPSLTFPPPPPLPPPAERPPKGVSPNAAPPPPLPPPQADKPTKFQGGAAHSLPAPPPPPPLPLVPPCGFPSRTTDFSAAASSPPEGRDCPPPTPPPPPPPPPHTHSLTSNRLSFPPSPAFSTALSTADMPPPLPPKSPHLLSQFHKPSSIQSMPLPPPPGLPQPPGMVETRKKRPGRGAGTGAGKLVTPPQPPARSPTTELTSKSGVSAWATAHDPYPPLKNGNMHIIDDFESKFTFHSVEDFPPPDEFKPFQKIYPSKIARDPSKNPPLRTHVR
- the WIPF3 gene encoding WAS/WASL-interacting protein family member 3 isoform X2, which gives rise to MPVPPPPPPPPPPPPPPPSGGPPPPPPLASSEIPKLRKEDQKARNALLADIQQGTRLRKVTQINDRSAPQIETGRPGQLPGVRAAAPRTSNPPSSSAAKASSIPSHPAEGPRAAILPEPPSTSRAAASPGRPSLPAPPPPPPASSKPSLTFPPPPPLPPPAERPPKGVSPNAAPPPPLPPPQADKPTKFQGGAAHSLPAPPPPPPLPLVPPCGFPSRTTDFSAAASSPPEGRDCPPPTPPPPPPPPPHTHSLTSNRLSFPPSPAFSTALSTADMPPPLPPKSPHLLSQFHKPSSIQSMPLPPPPGLPQPPGMVETRKKRPGRGAGTGAGKLVTPPQPPARSPTTELTSKSGVSAWATAHDPYPPLKNGNMHIIDDFESKFTFHSVEDFPPPDEFKPFQKIYPSKIARDPSKNPPLRTHVR